In Carassius auratus strain Wakin chromosome 36, ASM336829v1, whole genome shotgun sequence, the following are encoded in one genomic region:
- the pfkfb4a gene encoding 6-phosphofructo-2-kinase/fructose-2,6-bisphosphatase 4a isoform X2, which yields MNVTEDNTEQCGNSLTRELTQTPLKKIWVPSSTNGLPERHISQRKVCMTNCPTLIVTVGLPARGKTYISKKLTRYLNWIDVPTKEFNVGQYRRECVKIYKSFEFFRPDNEEGLKIRKQCALAALNDVRQFLTDEGGQVAVFDATNTTRERRETIIRFAEQNGFKVFFVESVCEDPDVIAENIVQVKLGSPDYTHCNTEEAVADFMKRIKCYENSYQPLDEELDRDLSFIKIIDVGRRYLVNRVQDHIQSRIVYYLMNIHITPRSIYLCRHGESDLNIKGRIGGDSGLSARGKEFAKALGQFIQSQNIRDLKVWTSQMKRTIQTAEALGVQYEQWKALNEIDAGVCEELMYEEIQQRYPLEFALRDQDKYRYRYPKGESYEDLVQRLEPVIMELERQENVLVICHQAVMRCLLAYFLDKTAEELPYLKCTLHTVLKLTPMAYGCKVESVCLNVDAVNTHRDRPSNVDVSRLPEEALLTVPDHH from the exons ATGAATGTAACAGAGGACAACACGGAGCAATGCGGAAATAGTCTCACCCGAGAACTCACGCAGACTCCTTTAAAGAAAATATGGGTGCCATCCTCCACAAACGGCCTTCCAGAGAGACACATAAGTCAAAGAAAGG TATGCATGACCAACTGCCCCACACTTATAGTAACCGTTGGTCTCCCAGCCAGAGGAAAGACCTACATCTCCAAGAAACTGACACGCTACCTCAACTGGATTGATGTTCCAACAAAAG AGTTTAACGTGGGACAGTACAGACGTGAATGTGTGAAGATCTACAAATCCTTTGAGTTCTTTCGGCCAGACAATGAAGAGGGGCTTAAAATCAGGAA GCAGTGTGCATTGGCAGCTCTCAATGATGTACGGCAGTTCCTCACAGATGAAGGCGGTCAGGTGGCG GTTTTTGATGCCACAAACACAACCAGAGAAAGGAGAGAGACGATCATCAGATTTGCAGAGCAGAATGGTTTCAAG GTTTTCTTCGTGGAATCTGTATGCGAAGACCCGGATGTTATTGCGGAGAACATTGTG CAAGTGAAGTTGGGCAGTCCAGACTACACGCACTGTAACACAGAAGAGGCCGTTGCAGACTTTATGAAGAGGATCAAATGTTATGAGAACTCTTATCAGCCGCTGGATGAGGAGCTGGACAG GGACCTTTCGTTCATTAAGATCATAGACGTGGGACGGCGGTACCTGGTGAACCGGGTTCAGGACCACATACAGAGCCGAATCGTATACTACCTTATGAATATCCACATCACGCCCCGCTCCATCTACCTGTGCCGGCATGGAGAGAGTGATCTGAACATCAAAGGTCGTATCGGTGGAGACTCAGGGCTCTCGGCCAGGGGAAAGGAG TTTGCTAAGGCTTTGGGCCAGTTTATCCAGTCGCAGAATATACGGGACCTGAAGGTGTGGACGAGTCAGATGAAGAGGACCATACAGACGGCAGAAGCTCTGGGTGTGCAATATGAACAGTGGAAAGCGCTCAATGAAATCGATGCC ggTGTTTGTGAGGAGCTCATGTATGAGGAGATCCAGCAGAGATATCCACTGGAGTTTGCATTACGTGACCAGGACAAATACCGGTATCGCTATCCCAAAGGAGAG TCTTATGAAGACTTGGTCCAACGGCTGGAACCTGTGATTATGGAGTTAGAGCGGCAGGAAAACGTTCTAGTCATCTGTCATCAGGCCGTCATGAGATGCCTGCTGGCCTACTTTCTGGACAAGACTGCAG AGGAATTGCCTTACCTGAAATGCACTCTACACACAGTATTGAAGTTAACACCAATGGCCTATG GTTGTAAGGTGGAGTCAGTCTGTTTGAACGTGGATGCTGTGAATACGCACAGAGACAGACCATCG AACGTAGATGTGTCACGGCTGCCGGAAGAGGCTTTGTTAACAGTGCCAGATCATCACTGA
- the pfkfb4a gene encoding 6-phosphofructo-2-kinase/fructose-2,6-bisphosphatase 4a isoform X3, which translates to MRGASRSKNTQDLDKRVCMTNCPTLIVTVGLPARGKTYISKKLTRYLNWIDVPTKEFNVGQYRRECVKIYKSFEFFRPDNEEGLKIRKQCALAALNDVRQFLTDEGGQVAVFDATNTTRERRETIIRFAEQNGFKVFFVESVCEDPDVIAENIVQVKLGSPDYTHCNTEEAVADFMKRIKCYENSYQPLDEELDRDLSFIKIIDVGRRYLVNRVQDHIQSRIVYYLMNIHITPRSIYLCRHGESDLNIKGRIGGDSGLSARGKEFAKALGQFIQSQNIRDLKVWTSQMKRTIQTAEALGVQYEQWKALNEIDAGVCEELMYEEIQQRYPLEFALRDQDKYRYRYPKGESYEDLVQRLEPVIMELERQENVLVICHQAVMRCLLAYFLDKTAEELPYLKCTLHTVLKLTPMAYGCKVESVCLNVDAVNTHRDRPSNVNVHRTAEDALQTVPPHF; encoded by the exons ATGAGGGGAGCCAGCCGGTCAAAAAACACGCAGGATCTGGATAAGAGGG TATGCATGACCAACTGCCCCACACTTATAGTAACCGTTGGTCTCCCAGCCAGAGGAAAGACCTACATCTCCAAGAAACTGACACGCTACCTCAACTGGATTGATGTTCCAACAAAAG AGTTTAACGTGGGACAGTACAGACGTGAATGTGTGAAGATCTACAAATCCTTTGAGTTCTTTCGGCCAGACAATGAAGAGGGGCTTAAAATCAGGAA GCAGTGTGCATTGGCAGCTCTCAATGATGTACGGCAGTTCCTCACAGATGAAGGCGGTCAGGTGGCG GTTTTTGATGCCACAAACACAACCAGAGAAAGGAGAGAGACGATCATCAGATTTGCAGAGCAGAATGGTTTCAAG GTTTTCTTCGTGGAATCTGTATGCGAAGACCCGGATGTTATTGCGGAGAACATTGTG CAAGTGAAGTTGGGCAGTCCAGACTACACGCACTGTAACACAGAAGAGGCCGTTGCAGACTTTATGAAGAGGATCAAATGTTATGAGAACTCTTATCAGCCGCTGGATGAGGAGCTGGACAG GGACCTTTCGTTCATTAAGATCATAGACGTGGGACGGCGGTACCTGGTGAACCGGGTTCAGGACCACATACAGAGCCGAATCGTATACTACCTTATGAATATCCACATCACGCCCCGCTCCATCTACCTGTGCCGGCATGGAGAGAGTGATCTGAACATCAAAGGTCGTATCGGTGGAGACTCAGGGCTCTCGGCCAGGGGAAAGGAG TTTGCTAAGGCTTTGGGCCAGTTTATCCAGTCGCAGAATATACGGGACCTGAAGGTGTGGACGAGTCAGATGAAGAGGACCATACAGACGGCAGAAGCTCTGGGTGTGCAATATGAACAGTGGAAAGCGCTCAATGAAATCGATGCC ggTGTTTGTGAGGAGCTCATGTATGAGGAGATCCAGCAGAGATATCCACTGGAGTTTGCATTACGTGACCAGGACAAATACCGGTATCGCTATCCCAAAGGAGAG TCTTATGAAGACTTGGTCCAACGGCTGGAACCTGTGATTATGGAGTTAGAGCGGCAGGAAAACGTTCTAGTCATCTGTCATCAGGCCGTCATGAGATGCCTGCTGGCCTACTTTCTGGACAAGACTGCAG AGGAATTGCCTTACCTGAAATGCACTCTACACACAGTATTGAAGTTAACACCAATGGCCTATG GTTGTAAGGTGGAGTCAGTCTGTTTGAACGTGGATGCTGTGAATACGCACAGAGACAGACCATCG AATGTTAATGTACACCGCACTGCCGAAGACGCCCTACAGACCGTCCCGCCTCACTTCTGA
- the pfkfb4a gene encoding 6-phosphofructo-2-kinase/fructose-2,6-bisphosphatase 4a isoform X1: MNVTEDNTEQCGNSLTRELTQTPLKKIWVPSSTNGLPERHISQRKVCMTNCPTLIVTVGLPARGKTYISKKLTRYLNWIDVPTKEFNVGQYRRECVKIYKSFEFFRPDNEEGLKIRKQCALAALNDVRQFLTDEGGQVAVFDATNTTRERRETIIRFAEQNGFKVFFVESVCEDPDVIAENIVQVKLGSPDYTHCNTEEAVADFMKRIKCYENSYQPLDEELDRDLSFIKIIDVGRRYLVNRVQDHIQSRIVYYLMNIHITPRSIYLCRHGESDLNIKGRIGGDSGLSARGKEFAKALGQFIQSQNIRDLKVWTSQMKRTIQTAEALGVQYEQWKALNEIDAGVCEELMYEEIQQRYPLEFALRDQDKYRYRYPKGESYEDLVQRLEPVIMELERQENVLVICHQAVMRCLLAYFLDKTAEELPYLKCTLHTVLKLTPMAYGCKVESVCLNVDAVNTHRDRPSNVNVHRTAEDALQTVPPHF; this comes from the exons ATGAATGTAACAGAGGACAACACGGAGCAATGCGGAAATAGTCTCACCCGAGAACTCACGCAGACTCCTTTAAAGAAAATATGGGTGCCATCCTCCACAAACGGCCTTCCAGAGAGACACATAAGTCAAAGAAAGG TATGCATGACCAACTGCCCCACACTTATAGTAACCGTTGGTCTCCCAGCCAGAGGAAAGACCTACATCTCCAAGAAACTGACACGCTACCTCAACTGGATTGATGTTCCAACAAAAG AGTTTAACGTGGGACAGTACAGACGTGAATGTGTGAAGATCTACAAATCCTTTGAGTTCTTTCGGCCAGACAATGAAGAGGGGCTTAAAATCAGGAA GCAGTGTGCATTGGCAGCTCTCAATGATGTACGGCAGTTCCTCACAGATGAAGGCGGTCAGGTGGCG GTTTTTGATGCCACAAACACAACCAGAGAAAGGAGAGAGACGATCATCAGATTTGCAGAGCAGAATGGTTTCAAG GTTTTCTTCGTGGAATCTGTATGCGAAGACCCGGATGTTATTGCGGAGAACATTGTG CAAGTGAAGTTGGGCAGTCCAGACTACACGCACTGTAACACAGAAGAGGCCGTTGCAGACTTTATGAAGAGGATCAAATGTTATGAGAACTCTTATCAGCCGCTGGATGAGGAGCTGGACAG GGACCTTTCGTTCATTAAGATCATAGACGTGGGACGGCGGTACCTGGTGAACCGGGTTCAGGACCACATACAGAGCCGAATCGTATACTACCTTATGAATATCCACATCACGCCCCGCTCCATCTACCTGTGCCGGCATGGAGAGAGTGATCTGAACATCAAAGGTCGTATCGGTGGAGACTCAGGGCTCTCGGCCAGGGGAAAGGAG TTTGCTAAGGCTTTGGGCCAGTTTATCCAGTCGCAGAATATACGGGACCTGAAGGTGTGGACGAGTCAGATGAAGAGGACCATACAGACGGCAGAAGCTCTGGGTGTGCAATATGAACAGTGGAAAGCGCTCAATGAAATCGATGCC ggTGTTTGTGAGGAGCTCATGTATGAGGAGATCCAGCAGAGATATCCACTGGAGTTTGCATTACGTGACCAGGACAAATACCGGTATCGCTATCCCAAAGGAGAG TCTTATGAAGACTTGGTCCAACGGCTGGAACCTGTGATTATGGAGTTAGAGCGGCAGGAAAACGTTCTAGTCATCTGTCATCAGGCCGTCATGAGATGCCTGCTGGCCTACTTTCTGGACAAGACTGCAG AGGAATTGCCTTACCTGAAATGCACTCTACACACAGTATTGAAGTTAACACCAATGGCCTATG GTTGTAAGGTGGAGTCAGTCTGTTTGAACGTGGATGCTGTGAATACGCACAGAGACAGACCATCG AATGTTAATGTACACCGCACTGCCGAAGACGCCCTACAGACCGTCCCGCCTCACTTCTGA
- the pfkfb4a gene encoding 6-phosphofructo-2-kinase/fructose-2,6-bisphosphatase 4a isoform X4 — MRGASRSKNTQDLDKRVCMTNCPTLIVTVGLPARGKTYISKKLTRYLNWIDVPTKEFNVGQYRRECVKIYKSFEFFRPDNEEGLKIRKQCALAALNDVRQFLTDEGGQVAVFDATNTTRERRETIIRFAEQNGFKVFFVESVCEDPDVIAENIVQVKLGSPDYTHCNTEEAVADFMKRIKCYENSYQPLDEELDRDLSFIKIIDVGRRYLVNRVQDHIQSRIVYYLMNIHITPRSIYLCRHGESDLNIKGRIGGDSGLSARGKEFAKALGQFIQSQNIRDLKVWTSQMKRTIQTAEALGVQYEQWKALNEIDAGVCEELMYEEIQQRYPLEFALRDQDKYRYRYPKGESYEDLVQRLEPVIMELERQENVLVICHQAVMRCLLAYFLDKTAEELPYLKCTLHTVLKLTPMAYGCKVESVCLNVDAVNTHRDRPSNVDVSRLPEEALLTVPDHH, encoded by the exons ATGAGGGGAGCCAGCCGGTCAAAAAACACGCAGGATCTGGATAAGAGGG TATGCATGACCAACTGCCCCACACTTATAGTAACCGTTGGTCTCCCAGCCAGAGGAAAGACCTACATCTCCAAGAAACTGACACGCTACCTCAACTGGATTGATGTTCCAACAAAAG AGTTTAACGTGGGACAGTACAGACGTGAATGTGTGAAGATCTACAAATCCTTTGAGTTCTTTCGGCCAGACAATGAAGAGGGGCTTAAAATCAGGAA GCAGTGTGCATTGGCAGCTCTCAATGATGTACGGCAGTTCCTCACAGATGAAGGCGGTCAGGTGGCG GTTTTTGATGCCACAAACACAACCAGAGAAAGGAGAGAGACGATCATCAGATTTGCAGAGCAGAATGGTTTCAAG GTTTTCTTCGTGGAATCTGTATGCGAAGACCCGGATGTTATTGCGGAGAACATTGTG CAAGTGAAGTTGGGCAGTCCAGACTACACGCACTGTAACACAGAAGAGGCCGTTGCAGACTTTATGAAGAGGATCAAATGTTATGAGAACTCTTATCAGCCGCTGGATGAGGAGCTGGACAG GGACCTTTCGTTCATTAAGATCATAGACGTGGGACGGCGGTACCTGGTGAACCGGGTTCAGGACCACATACAGAGCCGAATCGTATACTACCTTATGAATATCCACATCACGCCCCGCTCCATCTACCTGTGCCGGCATGGAGAGAGTGATCTGAACATCAAAGGTCGTATCGGTGGAGACTCAGGGCTCTCGGCCAGGGGAAAGGAG TTTGCTAAGGCTTTGGGCCAGTTTATCCAGTCGCAGAATATACGGGACCTGAAGGTGTGGACGAGTCAGATGAAGAGGACCATACAGACGGCAGAAGCTCTGGGTGTGCAATATGAACAGTGGAAAGCGCTCAATGAAATCGATGCC ggTGTTTGTGAGGAGCTCATGTATGAGGAGATCCAGCAGAGATATCCACTGGAGTTTGCATTACGTGACCAGGACAAATACCGGTATCGCTATCCCAAAGGAGAG TCTTATGAAGACTTGGTCCAACGGCTGGAACCTGTGATTATGGAGTTAGAGCGGCAGGAAAACGTTCTAGTCATCTGTCATCAGGCCGTCATGAGATGCCTGCTGGCCTACTTTCTGGACAAGACTGCAG AGGAATTGCCTTACCTGAAATGCACTCTACACACAGTATTGAAGTTAACACCAATGGCCTATG GTTGTAAGGTGGAGTCAGTCTGTTTGAACGTGGATGCTGTGAATACGCACAGAGACAGACCATCG AACGTAGATGTGTCACGGCTGCCGGAAGAGGCTTTGTTAACAGTGCCAGATCATCACTGA
- the LOC113055334 gene encoding MAP kinase-activated protein kinase 2-like has protein sequence MLQDGKSQTDNADASEPEPKPEAQSEKPEASESAASHPENESTDTDSTQFPLPVYPKLEIKRYAVTDDYKISSQVLGLGINGKVMECYNKKTGQKCALKILYECPKAQREVELHWRVSGGPHIVRILSLYENMYRGKKCLLIIMECMEGGELFSRIQARGDQAFTEREASGIMRDIGTAIQYLHNMNIAHRDIKPENLLYNRKADTGVLKLTDFGFAKETSLNNLLQTPCYTPYYVAPEVLGPEKYDKSCDMWSLGVIMYILLCGFPPFYSNTGQAISPGMKRRIRMGQYEFPKPEWAEVSEEAKQLIHKLLKTDPNERMTIEQFMNHPWINQSMVVPQTPLHTTRVLTEDSEMWDEVKEELTSALATMRVDYEQVKIKDLNASSNPLLNKRRKKAETGQKSGGSGCSNQ, from the exons ATGCTCCAGGATGGCAAGTCTCAAACGGACAACGCGGACGCGTCCGAGCCAGAGCCAAAGCCCGAAGCGCAAAGCGAGAAGCCCGAAGCGAGCGAGAGCGCCGCGTCTCACCCCGAGAACGAGTCCACGGACACAGACTCCACTCAGTTCCCCCTGCCCGTTTACCCCAAACTGGAAATCAAGCGCTATGCTGTGACTGATGACTACAAAATCTCAAGTCAAGTGTTAGGTCTGGGTATTAACGGCAAAGTTATGGAGTGCTATAACAAGAAAACCGGACAAAAGTGCGCGCTTAag ATTCTGTACGAGTGTCCCAAAGCCCAAAGAGAAGTGGAACTGCACTGGCGAGTATCTGGGGGGCCACATATTGTTCGGATACTCAGTCTCTATGAAAACATGTATCGTGGGAAAAAGTGTCTTCTCATAATTATGGAATG TATGGAGGGGGGAGAGCTCTTCAGCAGAATCCAGGCCAGAGGAGACCAAGCCTTCACCGAACGAG AGGCATCTGGGATCATGAGAGACATCGGCACAGCCATCCAGTATCTGCACAACATGAACATTGCACACAGAGACATCAAG CCAGAGAACCTTCTCTACAATAGAAAAGCAGACACTGGAGTTCTCAAACTAACAGATTTTGGCTTCGCTAAAGAGACTTCACTGAATAACCTCTTACAGACGCCCTGCTACACGCCGTATTATGTAG CACCAGAGGTTTTAGGCCCTGAGAAATACGACAAATCATGCGATATGTGGTCTCTGGGAGTGATCATGTACATCCT GTTGTGTGGATTCCCACCCTTCTACTCCAACACAGGACAGGCCATTTCACCAGGAATGAAGCGGCGGATTCGCATGGGCCAGTACGAGTTTCCCAAACCAGAGTGGGCTGAAGTGTCTGAGGAGG CCAAACAGTTGATTCACAAGCTATTGAAGACCGACCCTAATGAAAGAATGACCATTGAACAATTCATGAACCACCCGTGGATCAAT CAATCCATGGTGGTTCCTCAAACACCTCTCCATACCACACGAGTGCTGACAGAAGACAGCGAGATGTGGGACGAGGTCAAG GAAGAGTTAACCAGTGCACTGGCCACCATGCGTGTCGATTACGAGCAGGTGAAGATTAAGGACTTGAATGCCTCCAGTAACCCCTTGCTTAACAAGAGACGCAAGAAAGCAGAAACGGGACAGAAGAGTGGAGGAAGTGGATGCAGTAACCAATGA